A genomic stretch from Plutella xylostella chromosome 14, ilPluXylo3.1, whole genome shotgun sequence includes:
- the LOC105389207 gene encoding uncharacterized protein LOC105389207 — translation MFVGSRFILISVLDFILISVAKCESHNESPITSVVRKGLVATARGCSAQVGAADSDLEHLRGDPPFPEKAACVVKCLLNKIGIVKNDKYSKSGFLTLITPLVMANKKKLEHMKSVADNCDQEVNHKEATPCQLGNEITACIFKYAPELHFNKRVN, via the exons ATGTTTGTGGGAAGTCgattcattttaatttcagttttggATTTCATTTTGATTTCTGTTGCAAAATGTGAAAGTCATAATG AGAGTCCAATAACCTCAGTGGTACGCAAAGGGCTGGTGGCGACGGCGCGCGGCTGCTCGGCGCAGGTGGGCGCCGCCGACAGCGACCTCGAGCACCTCCGCGGAGACCCGCCGTTCCCGGAGAAGGCCGCTTGCGTCGTCAAGTGTCTCTTGAACAAG ATTGGCATTGTTAAAAACGACAAGTACTCAAAATCTGGATTCCTGACCTTGATTACACCTCTCGTGATGGCGAACAAGAAGAAGCTGGAACACATGAAGTCAGTCGCTGACAACTGTGACCAAGAG GTGAACCACAAGGAAGCTACGCCGTGCCAGCTGGGGAACGAGATCACCGCCTGCATCTTCAAATACGCACCCGAACTACATTTCAACAAGAgagtaaattaa